The sequence gtttaaatcaaATCTGAGCAGAGTGACGTGAACTGCCTGTGATGGTTCAGGATGAAGGTTCATGccaggtctgaacggggtcTAGATGCTCTGGCGGGGCAGTGAAGTGCATGTTGTCATTCTCCTGCTATGTTAATAAACAAGTGTTCATGTTAATAAGACGCTGACGTGACTGTGATGGCGTTCACGTCCCTGAGGTGGTTTGTGTTTCCTTCCTCGCTCAGTGCCTCATCATCGGCGGGGGTCCGTGCGGCCTGCGGACGGCCATCGAGCTTGCGCTGACCGGCGCCAAAGTGGTGGTGATCGAGAAGAGGGACTCGTTCTCCAGGAACAACGTGCTGCATCTGTGGCCCTACACCATCCATGACCTGCGCGGCCTCGGGGCCAAAAAGTTCTATGGCAAATTCTGCGCCGGGGCCATAGACCACATCAGTGAGTATCTGACTTCACAGAGAGCAAACGGGCTGATGGGTtataaggcttttttttctctccattgaTCTGTGTTCTCATGTTACATCGTCACTGAAGCCTGAGCTTTTtaaagcaggtgtgtgtaatgatggtgctggaggaggaggaggagcatattatcaatattatcaatattgataatattataatattcgTTTGACTTTTGCTCTAAAAGTTACACAACGTCTGTGTGAAGCCATGGACTCACAAAGCCGTTTGGCAACTTTGATGCTGcttccattcaaagtgaatgagatacattttaaaaaatcatcTTAATCTTAATCCCAATTCTTGAGTCTAATCTGTATTGGTCATTTATTAGAAAGAAAACAGGatgtgaagaaataaaatcccatttatttaaagatacttattcattcattatctactgctttatcctccacggtcaatttagagcaggggtgtcaaacatagaGGCCACGGGGCAGAACCGGCCCACCGgggggtccaatctggcccacgggatgtgATCTATAGGACGTTGTTTTTTGAATTATGGGAGATATACGAGAACGCGGTGGTGATTATAAGTTGAATGAATTAACGTAAATGTTGTTTCATATTTTGTGATTCTTTTCAATCCTGAGCACAGAAGGAAGACAGATGTTTCACACATGTATGAaaacactgtctctgtgtctgacaggcatccagcagctgcagctcaccCTGCTGAAGGTTGCACTCATCGTTGCAGTCGAGTTTCACGTCAACGTGGAGTTTGTCAGACTGCTGGAGCCTCCGGAGGATCAGGAGAACCAAGGTATCACTGCAGTGTCACGTCCAAACAACACATTGAGCCTTTCTTGTATTTTCACTCAGACAGAAGTTTGATGGATTGTTCAGTGTGACATAAACATCGGGCTGCGTCTGTCACTTTGTGAGACCGTTACTGTGGAGCTGAGAGTCTGTGtttaccctcctcctcctccagttcaGAGTCAGTGAGCGACGAGGATATTAAACTAATAAACACGACACAAACGCAGGGAATACGATAGTTTTTCTTCACTATGTTGCTCACACGCATGGATACTGTGTGTCAGAATAAGTTGCGTGAACACAATCAAATGTAATGTTGTTGAATCAAAGGAGAAAGTCTTTCTCACAGCGTTGTCATGTTGGTGTTTGGTTGTAATGTCAATACACCGATAACACAGAGAGCCTCGGGTCTAAATTTAGACCAGGACTTAACACTTCTGTCAAACTCAGCCGAGTCCTTGACATCATGGAATGCGCTCACACGCCTGCTGCACCAAAACACTTaagagtcttttattttgaatatgttaTACTATTTTATTTGGACAATAATCTCCGCTGGCTCAGTGGTGATGGAGTGTGTAAACATACCAACACATGTGACGACTCTTACCAACATATCTGAGCACTGACCATAATCGTCCTTGAGTTTGTGCGTTTCTGTTTGCGTGCGCGTGGCAGGTGGCGGTGCGGTGCACGAGGTGTTTTGATGGAGACTGttgaagtgtccttgagcaaagaacCACGTCCGCCCTTATCTGCTGCCATTCCACATTCCCCACATGagccctctcactctctctctttgtttccctTGTCTTAGCGCTCGGGTGGAGAGCTGAGGTTCGACCCGCCGATCACCCTGTGGCGAACTTTGACTTCGATGTCGTGGTGGGAGCGGACGGACGCAGGAATACTCTGGAAGGTGAGAAGACGGAGGAGATTCCTCAGGGAGACACTGTTCAAAGCATTCTGTAAAGAAACAAGGCCTCATCcgtccattcatccattcatccattcatagtCCAAATCCTGTGTCCCTGTAAAATCACTGTATACGACATAATTCCTGCTTCTTATCGGGTCGGTGAGCAAATCATTCACACGGTTCCTCACGCGTTTTCCAACAGTTCCAACCACCAACCTTCGGTATTACAgcacacttcttcttcttctgcgtcTTTTATTCTCGTTCTAATCTGCGGGCGAAAACACGTCATCAATGGAAAACGTTAAATCCTCTTCTGATGGTGAAGGACGCGGACTTGAGTCCGGAACAGCCACTGCCTCTGTCTtctgttatttacagtattatttTAAGCATTAATAATACATCAAGCATATTGTATAAAGCATTAATGAGTGCTTACAACTAATTATAGTGTTATAAGTAGATTATAATGTATTATAAGACTGGGGTGCCACCAAGTCTCACTCACAAGGTTTTCTCACAGGTTTGCATTCCCTGCATGAATTATTTTTCTTCCAATTTGGCTCTTGCTTCCATTTTGAGCAGCTTTCTCCATGGAGCTCCCCCAGAGCAAAGGTCATGAGATGCCTCTCCAGACTCCACCCCCTTCTGTCAGAACAAATCACGTCAGATCTCTTCTTCCCTCTGACATGCAGCTCCTCCCACAGGAGCGTTTCAGGAGCGTACATACGCTGCATACGCTGAATCTGAAACTCACCTCGTGTAAAAGTATACGCGCTGGAAGCCGCTGATCTCTCCCTGTGGGGAAGGAAACACATGAAACCACTAAAAGCTCAGTGCATAAATAGAACAGAGCCGGGGGCTcggcgcagcagcagcagcagctgatgcaTGCGTGTTGGACTCGCTccatctctgtgtctcactgctAAAATGTTGTCATCGAACAAACCGATTCAAATCAGATGCTTATTCCTAAAAAGGGCATTTTGGAGCCAGATGAGGTCATGGCTCATTCTCAAATTATGAAGAAGCCTCTGGGAGTGGATTTTCCTCAACAGTCGGCTTCATCTGCTCTCTGTTGTTGTTACAGTGTGTAGTAAGCAACCAAAACCCTTTTCGTCTTCCCTTCCTGTGCTCACTGCGTTAGAAGTTGGTAGGTGGGCACTTTGTCACTGACGTGGCAACGAAAGCAAAGTAAACACATCGTGGTCAAGGGCTCGTCGTCCAACTGGAACGACTCCTCTGTGCGGCTCTGAACAACAGACGTGCTTTATGCAGCGTGGGGATGGGTCTGAGAGTGAAGCACTGCATATACATACACTTTTAGTGCTCATTCGTGTCAGAAAAGTCACTGTTCATGATGATAAACTGCATAAACGTCTGTCATTTCACGGTGTTTGTGTTGCACTTCATCAAGAAATGTACGACAAACGCACAGCGAGTCAATAaatccaacacaaacactttgatTTGCTGCTGATATAACGCAGTGACATTATTAGATATTAGATATGTATTCAGGGAATCCGTCGCATTGTCGTGAGTAACTGTACGACTGGCAGCAGTGAAGCGTCTGAGGgaattctctctctgtgctttgtGAGCAGATGTTTTGCCGCTCGTGGTCATCATCTTTCCTCAGGGTGCGCTCGGCTCGGCCTcttgtgctgctgttgtgttacCAGAGCAGCGTATGATGTAAAACAGTTTTAACACCctcaacaaagacaaatgtcaaacatctgaagcttttaaaataagaaaaaagaatggTTGATGTCAGCTCAGCAAAATACAGAAAGAATCCTaacatgttgtgtgttattgGTGTCGACTACGCAGAGAATCCCATTTTGAACGGTCTTTAAGTTTTAGATAATGTCCTTTTCTTGACACTTGTGAATAAAGTCAGTGGCGTTTGACTTTAGTTTTCACCGCTTGTTCCAGTTCTGCTGACTGTGTGAAGGCTCACCTTGGAAAGCTGCCTCTTATCCTTCAAAAACTGCCTTGTAATTATGGTTTTAGCCGGGATTTCCTTTTGGTTTTTAACAGACAAGTTTATAGGACTGGAATTCTTGGGAagatgaacatgttttttgctgcgtgtctgttttcttctctctcaggTTTCAAGAGGAAGGAATTCCGAGGTAAACTGGCGATCGCCATCACGGCGAACTTCGTCAACAGGAACACGACGGCCGAGGCCAAAGTGGAGGAGATCAGCGGCGTGGCTTTCATCTTCAACCAGAAGTTTTTCCACGACCTCAAAGAGGAGACAGGTGGGAGAGAGgagaccccacacacacactcaccacggTGTCACTGTCACGcttttaaatctgtaaatcACGCGACCGTGTCGCTCGCAGGCATCGATCTGGAGAACATCGTGTACTACAGGGACAACACGCATTACTTTGTCATGACGGCCAAGAAACAGAGTCTGCTGGACAAGGGGGTCGTGATTCATGTAagtatgtatgcatgcatgcactcacctgccactttattaacTGTTAATGACCTAAAATATCTAACAAAGCAGCAACTCGGTGTGAGATTTGATGCACGGCCTTCAGAGTTCGGCCAGAAACCGtggaagagaaaagagaggagaaagattAGACTGGTTTAAAAGGATAAAATGGCAAAAGTAACTTTCAACAGTAAATTACGTAAACACTAGTTGAAAAGAAGGTAGAGCTGAAACGagtaatcgattactaaatgaatcgacaactattttgacagttgaataatcggtttgaagattgtttaagcttcttaaatgtgaatattttcttgatttctttgctctggataacaacgaaatcattaaaatgaatcattttggtttgtggacaaaacgagacatttgagaacgtcatcatttccagctttgacgaacactgatcaacaccaAGCGataataatcgacagattaatcgattatgaaagtaatcgttagttgcagctctaaaagaAGTTTGGTAATTCATCTCTGAACAAACAAGTTGAACTGGGTGTTTATTGGGtctcctgtgtacctaataaagtggcaggtgagtgtattttaagttaagtttatcatttcacacacttttattttattgcctttGTTCAAACAGGACTACCTCGACACGCAGATGCTGCTGAGCAGCGACAATGTCGACCAGGACGCTCTGCTGTGCTACGCCCGCGAGGCTGCAGACTTTGGCACCAAGTATCAACTCCCCACGCTGGACTTTGCCACGAACCACTGCGGGCAGCCGGACGTGGCCATGTTCGACTTCACTAACATGTACGCGTCGGAGAACGCCGCTCTGGTCCGGGAGCGCTTTGGACACCAGCTGCTGGTGGCACTGGTCGGCGACAGCCTGCTGGAGGtaagcggtgtgtgtgtgtgtgtgtgtgtgtgtttgaagaagCTGCACCGCCTGGATGCTCAGGTGTTTATTTCCAGTGTGTCATAGACAGTACCTCTCTTTCTACTATTCCAGtagtggagagacagagaaaggagTTTCTATTAAACCAAACTCAAATATTTGCTTAAATGCTGTGTTACCAACCACTGCTTTCTCAGAGATGGAAACCTGAGACTCATTAAACGCTGTGTTCGTCCTGTTACGTTCACTTTTCATACTAATTTCCCCTTGTTTTATTTCCTAAATGACATCTTTTCTGTTAAAGTCCTGAGATGAACGTCTCTGTCATCTCGCACGTACAACATGTTCACTGTTGAGTCTTTACTGTGTGCTTCCATCACcatgtttatattctgtattgtgtgtgtgtgtgtgtgtgtgtgtgtgtacacactcacaaacaattCATATTTCCACATATTTTTGCTGTGATTTCCTGTGCAGCCGTTCTGGCCGATGGGGACGGGCTGCGCTCGAGGCTTCCTGGCCGCCTTTGACACGGCCTGGATGGTGAGGAGCTGGGCTCAGGGTCGGCCCGCTCTGGAGGTGCTGGCAGAGaggtgcgcgcacacacacacacacacacacacacagatctgttttaaattttaatcttTCATTTGCACCACCATTATTTTATGCTGCAACcttatatttgactttttttttctccttttctattattattattattactattataattttctattttttttgtttctaaattgtttttatacaatttattttattattatttctaaattgttttattatttttatttgtaaattgaTTTTATTCAATTTCGTCTCTGCAGAGAGAGCATTTACAGGCTCCTCCCACAGACGACACCAGAGAACATCGCCAAGAACTTTGAGCAGTACACCATCGACCCAGGAACTCGATACCCGAACCTGAACGCCTCCTGTCTCAGGCCGCACCAGGTGAGAGGGAGAATAACTCGGATATGAAGACAGTGAGTGTTTGGAGCGACTTGATTGTCgtcatttctctcctctccatTCCTTTGTCAGGTGCGTCACTTGTACGTCAGCGGTGAAGTGAATTCCTGCTCTCTGGAGCGAGCCGCCACCATACGACGACCTGTCAATCTCTGCAGGCGAGGTAGGTTTCTGTCAGATTCCTGAGCGCTGTCGTGTTTCTGCGCCGGTGACAGATGTGCTCACGAGCGAGACTCAAACACCTGCTTTCATTCAAGCATGAACACATGTCACTCATTCTGGGCTTTGAGTCAAAAATGGTCATTGATAAAAGTTCACACAAATGTCCTAGTGTTCACTTATCTTatcaaatacatacatacagtatcttaGAGTTTTGTTCTTTTCTACGACGGATTATTcgccacattaaaaaaaaaagaagtcttaatttacgagattcAAGTCGTCATATTCTaatctgttgttttagaagactTGGAGGAAATGGCTGCAACTGGTCGACTGCAGGGTAATCGGTGGATGCATCAGTGGCAGTTCagaggggttttgtggtttctctagtTCATCTTATGAATCCATATGATGTGCTCGCTGGACCTCGACTTCTTCTGGATCCAAAATCTTAATTATCAGGCGGATTTTTACTTGAGAAACCACAAACCCCTCTGTTGTATCCAGttatttccccctccacaaaagcaACCATTTCCTCCAAGTCCGCCTGGTTCTTTCTGTGGAAAAGATGCGTTTTCTTGCATATTCTTGCATATTCATATGATGCTGATGTGCTAAAAGATGAAGTATGTTCTAGTTTGTGAAACTATTCTAAAGTGCGATTCGACTGTGACGAGttgtgtgtctcctgcagagTCCGAGGTCAGACCGGCGCGGCTCCTGACGTGGTGTCAGAAACAGACGGAGGGCTACAGGAACGTGAGCGTCACCGACCTGACGTCCTCGTGGCAGAGTGGCGTCGCTCTGTGTGCCCTCATCCACAGGTTCAGACCTCAGCTCATGTACGTACATCCCATAATAACCCTCACACTGAATGAAATGCATCTATGCGTTCATAGAGTGGAAACAACGTGGCCGGGAGGACATTCGTGTTCTGGGTGTGTTAAAAATGCTCGGCATGAGATCTTTATCTTTTCCAGCGACTCGTCGTTAGTATGAATGTGTATGTTTGCACATCATTTATCAACATGTTTCAGCCTCAGTGTAAATCACAGTGTtggttcacactcacacagcaaaCCTTCCCCTAGCTCACGGTCGTGTGGAATTTGCCCGTGCGACTGTAAATGAGTGCGTTTACTAATCTAATTATATCCTCCACTCTTTAATTATTGCCTTCATACTTTTGCCACACGCCACTGTAATTTCATGTGGTGCCGTGAGTTTCCGAGAAGCGCTGGCATCTACCCGTTCTGCAGAGGGTTTGAAAAAAAGAGCCAAAGTTTGTGTGTGCCGTTGCTAGGTTACCGCTCTCCCCCACGACAGCGTCAGAGCTGAGAGGTCTTTTTATTTCCTGCCATTTTCTCCTGTAATTCTTCTCCAGGGTTGAACGTGTGTTGAGTTAGAGGAGAAATCGTGAAGATAAATCATTACATCAACCGTTCACTTGTTTGCCTCCATTAGAGATTTCGATTCACTGAATGAAGAAGACCACGCTGCAAACCTGCAGCTGGCCTTCGACGTCAGCGAGCGAGAGTTTGGCTTTCGCTCGTTCACCTCGGTGAAGGATCTGAGCGCTGCTGACGACCTGGACAAAACCTGCATGACCGCCTACTTGTCCAGGTTCTATGAGCTCTTCCGTGGAACACCTCTGCCTGCATCAGGTACTTTATAATCTTTACTGTGAAAAGAAAACCTTCTCTAAGAAATAGTAGTAATCCAGTGGTGTGTTTGGCTGCAGGCTCCAGAGTCGTGGACGAAAACAATGAAGATTATCCATCCAAGGACGCGAGGAGTAAAAATAATGGGCTCAACATCGCGGTGCCCAGGAAGCGAGTTCCAAAGGTAAATTCTCCTTTTCTCTAAGTCGTGTGAATATTCAGCCTCACGTTGTTTCCTCACTCTGTGCTTCCAGGACGAAAAGAGGACAGATGGCACAGACCCCACCtacaagaggaggagaaagttcTATTTTGAGGAGGTTTGTTACTGAACTGTTTCCACTCGCGTCATCACCCACATCACGTCGATGAACTCGTgtattctctgtgtttttcaggccACCGACGTGTCCAGTAACGGCTGCGCGGTGCGAGAGACACAAGAGCCCAAAGAGAATCGAGTACGCTCCATATCCAGTCAGTTATTGGCCAAGTTTGAAAGCAAGCCGAGCAACGCCATCCGAAGAAcacaggtaagaaaaaaaaaagaaggtttaaAAGCTTCTCTGTTCTCATCTTTTCAGCCTTTTCTCTTCCTGAGcctttttattctctctcttcctgaTGTTTTCTGGAATAATCTCAGTCAGACTGTGAGAGGACGACGTCCGCGCTGCAAACACATGACCTGAGCGAGAGTCTGCACGGTAAAGTCAGGCCTCGGGTTCCGCCTGAACCTCCTGCTGAGAGACAGGTTATCACCTTCTTATGATCCCAACGACTTATGGACACAGCACAGAGacttatgaacacatgaacacatattTAACAGGTGCTTTTAATGCAAATATACAATATTTCCTTATATGAACACACTCTGTAATCAAAGCATCATCGTGTTCATGagctcatgatgatgatgtaagtTTGGCAGAAGATAAAACATGAAAGATTGACTGTACTGGATCACTAAT is a genomic window of Solea senegalensis isolate Sse05_10M linkage group LG7, IFAPA_SoseM_1, whole genome shotgun sequence containing:
- the mical2a gene encoding LOW QUALITY PROTEIN: F-actin-monooxygenase MICAL2 (The sequence of the model RefSeq protein was modified relative to this genomic sequence to represent the inferred CDS: deleted 1 base in 1 codon), translating into MGETDEEREDAGKQFEKFVQASTCKGALQAFSVLCRQLDLDPADNRSFYSSLRANVTSWKAKALWTKLDKRISHKEYQKGQACAGTKCLIIGGGPCGLRTAIELALTGAKVVVIEKRDSFSRNNVLHLWPYTIHDLRGLGAKKFYGKFCAGAIDHISIQQLQLTLLKVALIVAVEFHVNVEFVRLLEPPEDQENQALGWRAEVRPADHPVANFDFDVVVGADGRRNTLEGFKRKEFRGKLAIAITANFVNRNTTAEAKVEEISGVAFIFNQKFFHDLKEETGIDLENIVYYRDNTHYFVMTAKKQSLLDKGVVIHDYLDTQMLLSSDNVDQDALLCYAREAADFGTKYQLPTLDFATNHCGQPDVAMFDFTNMYASENAALVRERFGHQLLVALVGDSLLEPFWPMGTGCARGFLAAFDTAWMVRSWAQGRPALEVLAERESIYRLLPQTTPENIAKNFEQYTIDPGTRYPNLNASCLRPHQVRHLYVSGEVNSCSLERAATIRRPVNLCRRESEVRPARLLTWCQKQTEGYRNVSVTDLTSSWQSGVALCALIHRFRPQLIDFDSLNEEDHAANLQLAFDVSEREFGFRSFTSVKDLSAADDLDKTCMTAYLSRFYELFRGTPLPASGSRVVDENNEDYPSKDARSKNNGLNIAVPRKRVPKDEKRTDGTDPTYKRRRKFYFEEATDVSSNGCAVRETQEPKENRVRSISSQLLAKFESKPSNAIRRTQSDCERTTSALQTHDLSESLHGKVRPRVPPEPPAERQFEFSLRKAAEQLVHLPPKPPPKPRLPPQRPFPSVKLRHVDEIDCESKRQCDPESADPRPPPPPPPPPPSSSPSCHQIQFMSRLLQRLREVDEHVSERKAQTQHTREFHTKSIKDKAVHLSGLFSGDSSADLKSCIVRRTFQQTGDRCHSCQRRVYMVERVCAEGLFFHRECFRCSTCNSALRQGAHAFDSEQGKLFCKLHFDQRHSGTTLRRSFSLRSIHNGSGVKERRDAAADVGEIPQPSGTAHLQSPPAAGTGFTSFIRRQLSRPMSVTRTVCSAPWRLSRSVRGAARAVCSHLRDNAPDYTFLYELLSMSLPLLFVLREVLVQLYAEAVPDESGSLRPLVLWLQQQVGHRLV